A part of Caretta caretta isolate rCarCar2 chromosome 1, rCarCar1.hap1, whole genome shotgun sequence genomic DNA contains:
- the LOC142070691 gene encoding uncharacterized protein LOC142070691: MQSSSAEVTMMESQNRKRAPAWTEREVRDLIAVWGEESVLSELRSSFRNAKTFLKISQGMKDRGHNRDPKQCRVKLKELRQAYQKTREANGRSGSEPQTCRFYDELHAILGGSATTTPAVLFDSFNGDGGNTEVGFGDEEDDEEEVVDSSQQASGETGFPDSQELFLTLDLEPVPPEPTQGCLLDSAGGEGTSAACVSMITGSSPSQRLVKLRKKEKRTRDEMFSELMLSSHTDRAQTNAWRQIMSECRKAQNDREERWRAEESKWRAEESKWRAEDRAEAQRWRQRDERRQDSMLRLLQDQTSMLQCMVELQQRQLEHRLPLQPLCNQPPSSPSSIASTPRRPRTRWGGLRPTSHSPTEDCPKKRRLSFNKF, encoded by the exons atgcagagctcatcagcagaggtgaccatgatggagtcccagaatcgcaaaagagctccagcatggactgaacgggaggtacgggatctgatcgctgtttggggagaggaatctgtgctatcagaactccgttccagttttcgaaatgccaaaacctttctgaaaatctcccagggcatgaaggacagaggccataacagggacccgaagcagtgccgcgtgaaactgaaggagctgaggcaagcctaccagaaaaccagagaggcgaacggccgctctgggtcagagccccaaacatgccgcttctatgatgagctgcatgccattttagggggttcagccaccactaccccagccgtgttgtttgactccttcaatggagatggaggcaatacagaagtaggttttggggacgaagaagatgatgaggaggaggttgtagatagctcacagcaagcaagcggagaaaccggttttcccgacagccaggaactgtttctcaccctagacctggagccagtaccccccgaacccacccaaggctgcctcctggactcagcaggcggagaagggacctctg ctgcatgtgtttcaatgatcacaggatcttctccttcccagaggctagtgaagcttagaaagaaagaaaaacgcactcgcgatgaaatgttctccgagctcatgctgtcctcccacactgacagagcacagacgaatgcgtggaggcaaataatgtcagagtgcaggaaagcacaaaatgaccgggaggagaggtggagggctgaagagagtaagtggcgggctgaagagagtaagtggcgggctgaagacagggctgaagctcaaaggtggcggcagcgtgatgagaggaggcaggattcaatgctgaggctgctgcaggaccaaaccagtatgctccagtgtatggttgagctgcagcaaaggcagctggagcacagactgccactgcagcccctctgtaaccaaccgccctcctccccaagttccatagcctccacacccagacgcccaagaacacggtggggaggcctccggccaaccagccactcccccacagaggattgcccaaaaaaaagaaggctgtcattcaataaattttaa